In Candidatus Poribacteria bacterium, a single window of DNA contains:
- a CDS encoding HEPN domain-containing protein produces the protein MNPLTVEWIQKAEGDHTIMHQNYHSSSPIHDAICFHAQQCIEKYLKAWLQEANIPFTRTHDLERLLNLILPTFPNWEVWQADFSTISEHAVDFRYPGKAATATDAQHAVKTCDQVRQSVRGQLGLPPDSVSDNYSKV, from the coding sequence ATGAATCCATTGACAGTGGAATGGATCCAGAAGGCGGAGGGTGATCATACCATCATGCACCAGAATTATCACTCCTCAAGTCCAATACATGATGCCATCTGCTTCCATGCCCAGCAGTGTATTGAAAAGTATCTCAAGGCGTGGCTTCAAGAGGCGAATATTCCCTTTACGAGAACCCATGATTTAGAAAGACTACTGAATTTGATTCTCCCTACGTTTCCTAATTGGGAAGTTTGGCAAGCCGATTTCTCGACAATTTCTGAGCATGCGGTGGATTTCCGTTATCCGGGCAAAGCGGCGACTGCTACTGATGCCCAACATGCTGTGAAAACCTGCGATCAAGTTCGTCAATCGGTTCGGGGACAGTTGGGGTTACCTCCCGATTCAGTAAGCGACAATTATAGTAAAGTTTAG
- a CDS encoding RluA family pseudouridine synthase produces MKNETQIYDIQEDQRGTRLDRFLINATEGVSRTYLQRLIRDGNVTVNGEVGKQPSYVLRDGDTVSLRLPPPRPLDTAKPEKISLDILHEDSHLIVLNKPAGMLVHPANGVNVGTLVNALLAHCTDLSGIGGVERPGIVHRLDKGTSGVLVVAKTDVVHRGLSAQFERHSITRQYVAVVCGAPTETGGTIDARIARSRRDRRRMTTVKTGGRHAVTHYAVLERYPQFAFVQLTLETGRLHQIRVHLQGIGHPVVGDAVYGGEQRALNDADTPELKQMLLQLKRQALHARLLGFEHPATGKHLTFSAEMPPDMQCLVEAFRPKAAL; encoded by the coding sequence ATGAAAAATGAAACCCAAATCTATGACATCCAAGAAGATCAGCGCGGGACACGTCTCGATCGTTTTCTTATCAACGCAACCGAAGGTGTATCTCGAACCTATCTCCAACGGTTGATTCGCGATGGGAATGTTACCGTCAATGGTGAGGTTGGTAAACAACCGAGTTATGTGTTGCGGGACGGAGACACAGTGTCCTTGAGACTCCCGCCGCCGCGCCCTCTGGACACTGCGAAACCTGAGAAAATTTCACTCGACATTCTTCACGAGGATAGCCACTTAATCGTTCTGAATAAACCTGCGGGTATGCTCGTTCATCCTGCGAATGGGGTGAATGTTGGCACGCTTGTGAATGCTTTGCTGGCGCATTGCACAGACCTTTCGGGGATCGGAGGCGTGGAGCGACCGGGGATTGTTCACAGACTGGATAAAGGGACATCAGGGGTGCTCGTTGTTGCGAAAACGGATGTGGTGCATCGCGGACTCTCCGCGCAATTTGAACGGCATAGCATCACGCGCCAATACGTCGCTGTGGTGTGTGGCGCGCCTACGGAAACCGGTGGGACAATTGATGCCCGAATTGCGCGGAGCCGACGCGATCGACGGCGGATGACGACGGTTAAAACAGGCGGACGGCACGCTGTCACGCACTATGCGGTTTTAGAGCGGTATCCGCAATTCGCGTTCGTTCAACTGACATTGGAAACCGGACGCCTCCATCAGATTCGCGTGCATCTGCAAGGTATTGGGCATCCAGTGGTCGGAGACGCTGTCTATGGGGGTGAACAACGGGCTTTGAACGATGCCGACACGCCGGAACTGAAACAGATGCTCTTGCAACTGAAACGTCAGGCATTGCATGCACGCCTGCTCGGATTTGAGCATCCGGCAACAGGGAAACACTTGACTTTTTCAGCAGAGATGCCCCCTGATATGCAGTGCCTTGTGGAGGCGTTCAGACCAAAGGCAGCACTATAG